A section of the Rutidosis leptorrhynchoides isolate AG116_Rl617_1_P2 unplaced genomic scaffold, CSIRO_AGI_Rlap_v1 contig200, whole genome shotgun sequence genome encodes:
- the LOC139881817 gene encoding uncharacterized GPI-anchored protein At1g61900-like, giving the protein SLCHQFLLFSICLFSSQEAFTWQGHSHVSAILDLSKPNSPSSEIFDPIEISPAVIPHYPLTGENLPPMYPTFPTTYDPNLTGRCPVDFSNLLGIMDKTASDCSQPLAALVGNVICCPQLGSLLHVFRGSYGTKSHELVLEKTVANDCFSDIISILTSKGANNTIPAICSVTSANLTGGSCPVTDVKSFEKAVNTTKLLEACSTVDPLKECCRPICQPAIAEAALRISGSQLTINENKNTVLEPSHVDTITDCKGVVYAYLSLKLPTDSANSAFRILSTCKVNKVCPLEFKEPTKVIKACRNVAAPSPSCCSSLNAYISGVQKQMLITNKQAIICATVFGSMLRRAGVMTNIYELCDVDLKDFSIQAYGQQGCLLPSFSADVIFENSTGFSFTCDLTDNIAAPWPLSNSVSSLSLCAPEMSLPALPTTTLKNQGLMIFLPFCVIP; this is encoded by the exons CTTCTTTGTGCCACCAGTTCTTGTTATTCAGCATATGTTTATTCAGTTCCCAAGAAGCATTTACATGGCAAGGCCATAGTCATGTTTCTGCCATTTTAGACCTTTCAAAGCCCAACTCACCAAGTAGTGAAATATTCGATCCAATAGAAATATCACCAGCTGTTATCCCACATTATCCACTCACAGGAGAAAATTTGCCACCAATGTACCCCACTTTTCCAACTACATATGACCCTAATTTAACTGGGAGGTGCCCTGTAGATTTCTCTAATTTGTTGGGAATCATGGATAAAACTGCTTCCGATTGTTCACAACCTTTGGCTGCACTTGTAGGAAATGTGATTTGTTGTCCTCAGCTGGGTAGTTTATTGCATGTCTTCCGTGGTTCCTACGGCACCAAGTCTCATGAACTGGTTTTGGAGAAAACAGTTGCAAATGATTGTTTTTCAGATATCATTAGCATCTTAACCAGCAAAGGGGCCAATAATACCATACCTGCAATCTGCTCGGTGACGTCAGCGAATCTTACTGGGGGTTCTTGTCCTGTGACCGACGTCAAAAGTTTCGAGAAAGCAGTAAATACAACCAAGTTGCTGGAAGCTTGTAGCACTGTTGATCCTCTTAAAGAGTGTTGTAGGCCAATATGTCAACCTGCTATCGCAGAAGCCGCTCTTCGGATTTCAGGATCACAATTGACAATCAATGAGAATAAAAATACTGTGTTAGAGCCTAGTCATGTTGATACTATTACTGATTGCAAAGGGGTAGTATATGCCTATCTCTCTCTAAAACTTCCCACAGATTCTGCAAATTCTGCTTTCCGAATATTATCTACTTGCAAAGTTAACAAAG TTTGCCCTTTAGAGTTTAAGGAGCCAACGAAAGTAATCAAGGCATGTCGTAATGTGGCTGCTCCAAGTCCATCGTGTTGTAGCTCATTAAATGCTTACATTTCTGGGGTACAAAAGCAAATGCTGATCACTAATAAACAAGCAATAATCTGTGCGACTGTATTTGGGTCTATGTTACGAAGAGCTGGTGTCATGACCAATATATATGAGCTTTGTGACGTAGACTTGAAAGATTTCAGCATCCAAG CATACGGACAGCAAG GATGTCTACTTCCGAGCTTTTCTGCTGATGTGATATTTGAAAACTCAACAGGCTTCAGTTTTACATGCGACTTAACTGACAATATTGCAGCACCATGGCCTTTGTCAAACTCAGTTTCATCCTTGTCACTTTGTGCTCCTG AGATGTCTTTGCCTGCCTTACCAACGACGACATTGAAGAATCAAGGTTTGATGATTTTCCTTCCCTTTTGTGTCATTCCTTGA
- the LOC139881818 gene encoding E3 ubiquitin-protein ligase RSL1-like, translated as MVRKNSLQEFTCEICVEPASTNRKFSNRNLCSHQFCLDCVSKYIEVKISEHIAKIECPGLNCEHNLDAVSCKSLISKPLFTKWCDLLCEDSVLGIEKCYCPNRECLEVVLEECGDGYVEESKCPNCKQLFCFQCKNKWHPGFRCRVNEAMNRDPNDTLFETLMEIKKWKRCPACGRCVELRSVNVINLESYYLPSINGVDARHIFAITVDGGARSTGTGHALLMVITSSSSKGKEM; from the exons ATGGTGAGAAAAAACTCTTTGCAAGAATTCACTTGTGAGATTTGCGTTGAACCGGCATCGACAAATCGGAAATTTAGCAACAGGAATCTCTGCTCACATCAGTTTTGTCTAGATTGCGTATCAAAATACATAGAAGTGAAGATTTCAGAGCACATAGCCAAGATAGAATGCCCTGGCTTAAACTGTGAGCACAATTTAGATGCCGTCTCTTGCAAGTCTTTGATTTCGAAACCTCTATTCACAAAATGGTGTGATCTTCTCTGTGAGGACTCTGTGTTGGGTATTGAAAAATGCTATTGCCCCAATAGAGAATGTTTGGAGGTGGTGTTGGAAGAGTGTGGAGATGGCTATGTGGAAGAATCAAAATGTCCAAATTGTAAGCAATTGTTTTGCTTTCAATGTAAAAATAAGTGGCATCCTGGTTTTAGGTGTAGAGTGAATGAAGCAATGAATAGAGATCCAAACGACACTCTTTTCGAAACCCTAATGGAAATAAAGAAGTGGAAGAGATGCCCTGCTTGTGGCCGTTGCGTTGAGCTTCGCAGCG TAAACGTGATTAACTTAGAAAGTTATTATCTTCCTTCTATTAATGGTGTAGATGCAAGACATATTTTTGCTATCACTGTGGACGGAGGAGCACGGAGCACCGGAACAGGACATGCGTTGTTGATGGTGATAACCAGCAGCAGCAGCAAAGGGAAGGAGATGTGA